A section of the Prochlorococcus sp. MIT 1341 genome encodes:
- a CDS encoding DUF502 domain-containing protein, whose amino-acid sequence MVESNPRPDLPLAARLQQDLKNDLIAGLLVVIPLATTIWLSTVVSRFVLAFLTSVPKQLNPFITLNPLLQDLINLALGLTVPLLGILLIGLMARNIVGRWLLEFGEGTLSRIPLAGSVYKTLKQLLETFLRDNSKRFRRVVLVEYPREGLFSVGFVTGLVGPSLQPELDQPLLSVFIPTAPNPTTGWYTLVPESSVKDLNISVEDAFRTIISAGIVNPDEREVPVNRSFSSLFSQLRARTTPSSTSSQA is encoded by the coding sequence TTGGTCGAATCAAACCCCAGACCTGATCTTCCTCTAGCCGCAAGGCTTCAGCAGGATCTTAAAAATGATCTCATAGCTGGATTGTTAGTGGTGATTCCATTGGCAACAACCATCTGGCTATCGACTGTTGTGAGTAGATTTGTTCTTGCTTTTTTGACTTCTGTTCCTAAGCAATTAAATCCTTTTATTACTCTCAATCCACTTTTGCAAGATTTGATTAACCTTGCATTGGGTTTGACTGTGCCTTTGTTGGGCATTCTTTTAATTGGTTTAATGGCAAGAAATATTGTTGGGCGATGGTTACTTGAGTTTGGGGAAGGTACTTTGTCTCGTATTCCTCTTGCAGGTTCTGTTTATAAAACTCTAAAACAACTATTAGAGACTTTTTTACGGGACAACTCAAAGAGGTTTCGACGTGTAGTGCTTGTTGAATATCCAAGAGAGGGCCTTTTTAGTGTTGGTTTTGTTACAGGTTTAGTTGGTCCTTCATTGCAGCCTGAATTAGATCAACCTTTGCTTAGTGTCTTTATTCCGACAGCACCAAACCCAACAACCGGTTGGTACACGCTTGTTCCAGAATCTTCTGTTAAAGATTTAAATATTTCCGTTGAAGATGCTTTTAGAACGATAATTTCCGCAGGTATTGTTAATCCTGATGAGAGGGAAGTTCCTGTTAATCGTAGTTTTTCTAGTTTGTTCTCTCAGTTAAGAGCTCGAACAACTCCTTCCTCAACATCATCCCAGGCTTGA
- a CDS encoding RNA-binding protein has protein sequence MSIFVGNLPFRAEQEDVVELFAPFGEVANCALPLERDTGRKRGFAFIEMADEAAEAAAIEALQGAEMMGRPLRINKAEPRGSAPRRGGGGGGYGGGYGGGGGYGGGGGGNYGGGGGGNYGGGGGGNYGGGGGGNYGGGGGGNYGGGGGYGGGGGNYGGGGGGNYGGGGGGNYGGGGGGNYGGGGGGGNYGGGEPADRGPSGASGWEDRSYGGGASTENASDDDRRSRRRRGAAPENTEDFGG, from the coding sequence GTGAGTATTTTCGTTGGCAATCTTCCCTTCCGCGCTGAGCAGGAAGACGTGGTTGAGTTGTTTGCACCTTTTGGAGAGGTAGCAAACTGTGCGCTCCCCTTAGAGCGAGATACGGGTCGAAAAAGGGGGTTTGCGTTTATTGAAATGGCTGATGAAGCAGCTGAGGCTGCTGCCATAGAAGCACTTCAAGGCGCTGAAATGATGGGTCGTCCACTCAGGATCAATAAAGCTGAGCCTAGAGGTAGTGCTCCCCGAAGAGGCGGCGGCGGCGGCGGCTACGGCGGTGGCTACGGCGGTGGCGGTGGCTACGGCGGTGGCGGCGGTGGTAACTACGGCGGTGGCGGCGGTGGTAACTACGGCGGTGGCGGCGGTGGTAACTACGGCGGTGGCGGCGGTGGTAACTACGGCGGTGGCGGCGGTGGTAACTACGGCGGTGGCGGTGGCTACGGCGGTGGTGGTGGTAACTACGGTGGCGGCGGTGGTGGTAACTACGGCGGTGGCGGTGGTGGTAACTACGGCGGCGGCGGTGGTGGTAACTACGGCGGTGGCGGCGGTGGTGGTAACTACGGCGGTGGTGAGCCTGCTGATCGTGGGCCCTCAGGTGCTAGTGGTTGGGAAGATAGAAGTTATGGGGGAGGAGCTTCCACAGAGAATGCATCTGATGATGATCGGAGGAGTAGACGACGTAGGGGTGCAGCTCCAGAAAATACCGAAGATTTTGGTGGTTGA
- the ftsY gene encoding signal recognition particle-docking protein FtsY — translation MNNNQDSDSSFKIDSGAGQVSSPLNSSEEEDSIEWARKAYAALKAKQEEQKVENLQVEEKNLSHQSNLINTENVDNNKNIKEPNTTDLNSQTIPGVSNLDADFRPDNLSLKDIKHDASIEEGVQLGEFDETFTWSAEVLAAQGRDASQVSLEEVDWLGRLRRGLESTRQSFVTGLLENLGDDPLTPEVLDDLETLLLRSDAGVSATDQVLDALRFKMNQEVVEPEAGLRFLKQQLCNLIEAPIKATGKNILSPVRGRLNIWLFVGVNGVGKTTTLGKIANLSVRSGFSTLIAAADTFRAAAVEQVKVWGERSGVPVIANASANADPAAVVFDAIGAAKSKNADLLLVDTAGRLQTKNNLMEELNKVRRIIDRLEPDACVESLLVLDASQGQNGLRQAMAFSKTAGLTGVVITKLDGTSRGGVALAVSSEANLPIRFVGAGEGLHDLRPFNSFEFVEALLAKR, via the coding sequence ATGAACAATAATCAAGATTCTGATTCTTCTTTTAAAATAGATTCAGGAGCTGGTCAGGTTAGCTCTCCTTTAAATAGTTCAGAAGAAGAAGATTCTATAGAGTGGGCGCGTAAAGCATATGCAGCATTAAAGGCAAAACAAGAAGAACAAAAAGTAGAAAATTTGCAAGTTGAAGAGAAGAACCTTTCTCATCAGTCTAATTTAATAAACACTGAGAATGTAGACAACAATAAAAACATTAAAGAACCAAATACTACTGATTTAAATTCACAAACTATTCCTGGAGTTTCTAATTTAGATGCAGATTTTAGGCCTGATAATTTATCTTTAAAAGATATTAAACATGATGCTTCAATTGAAGAAGGTGTGCAGTTGGGAGAATTTGATGAAACTTTTACTTGGTCAGCAGAAGTCTTGGCTGCACAGGGACGTGATGCAAGTCAAGTCTCATTGGAAGAAGTTGATTGGTTAGGCCGTTTAAGAAGAGGACTTGAAAGTACTCGTCAAAGTTTTGTCACTGGGTTATTAGAAAACTTGGGAGATGACCCACTCACTCCTGAGGTTCTCGATGATTTGGAAACATTGCTTTTGCGTTCTGATGCTGGGGTATCAGCTACAGATCAAGTTTTGGATGCGTTGCGTTTCAAAATGAATCAAGAGGTTGTTGAACCAGAAGCAGGATTGCGATTTCTTAAGCAGCAACTTTGTAATTTGATTGAAGCTCCTATTAAAGCGACTGGTAAAAATATTCTTTCTCCAGTACGAGGTCGTCTAAATATTTGGTTGTTTGTTGGAGTAAATGGTGTTGGAAAAACAACAACACTTGGGAAAATCGCTAATTTGTCAGTTCGAAGTGGTTTTTCTACTTTGATTGCAGCAGCCGATACATTTCGCGCAGCAGCAGTTGAGCAAGTCAAAGTATGGGGAGAACGTAGCGGTGTTCCAGTTATCGCAAATGCTTCAGCCAATGCGGATCCCGCAGCTGTCGTTTTTGATGCAATTGGTGCTGCGAAATCCAAGAATGCTGATCTTTTGTTAGTTGATACAGCCGGACGTCTTCAGACAAAGAATAATTTGATGGAGGAACTCAATAAGGTGCGTCGCATAATTGACAGATTGGAGCCTGATGCTTGTGTTGAGTCGTTATTGGTGTTGGACGCTAGTCAGGGACAAAATGGTTTAAGACAGGCTATGGCTTTTAGCAAGACTGCGGGATTAACTGGTGTTGTTATTACAAAATTAGATGGCACTTCCAGAGGGGGTGTTGCTTTGGCGGTTTCTTCTGAAGCGAATCTGCCAATTCGATTTGTAGGTGCTGGCGAGGGTCTTCATGATTTGCGACCTTTTAATAGCTTTGAATTTGTTGAAGCTTTACTAGCTAAACGATGA
- the queG gene encoding tRNA epoxyqueuosine(34) reductase QueG translates to MKIIESQSELTKALKEVARKQGFNPIGIAKVPGSNRLKLRNQALERWLAAGNHAEMKWMETSTRKKINELLVNAKSILSVGLNYYVKEKQHSESLLIARYAWGEDYHKILKDRLKIISKWLKIQRPNCQFKICVDTSPLLEKAWAEEAGIGWIGKHSNLINQKNGSWMVIGHLLCTEKLTADKPSKPLCGTCEECIKACPTNAIHEPFVVDSRKCIAYHTIENRQENLPINIAAEIGKWVAGCDICQEICPWNKSSIKESNDPDITPREWIMKLTYNQALSWDEKTWQKKLKGSALKRIKPWMWRRNALATKNSISSSLKGKEK, encoded by the coding sequence ATGAAAATCATAGAAAGCCAATCCGAACTCACCAAAGCCCTTAAAGAAGTGGCTAGAAAACAAGGATTTAATCCAATTGGAATTGCAAAAGTTCCAGGCAGCAATCGGTTAAAACTACGAAACCAAGCTTTAGAAAGATGGCTCGCAGCAGGGAATCACGCAGAAATGAAATGGATGGAAACCAGTACTAGAAAAAAAATAAATGAATTATTAGTTAATGCAAAAAGCATTTTAAGTGTAGGGCTCAATTACTATGTAAAAGAAAAACAACATTCCGAAAGCCTACTAATTGCAAGATATGCCTGGGGAGAGGATTATCACAAAATCTTGAAAGATAGATTAAAGATAATTAGCAAATGGTTGAAAATACAACGTCCGAATTGTCAATTTAAAATATGTGTAGACACCTCACCCTTACTTGAAAAAGCATGGGCAGAAGAAGCTGGTATTGGATGGATCGGCAAACACAGCAACCTAATTAATCAAAAAAACGGTTCATGGATGGTAATAGGCCATTTGCTATGTACAGAAAAACTCACTGCGGACAAGCCATCAAAACCTCTTTGCGGAACTTGTGAAGAATGCATCAAAGCATGTCCAACAAATGCCATCCATGAACCATTTGTTGTCGACTCAAGAAAATGCATTGCGTATCATACGATCGAAAATCGTCAGGAGAATCTACCTATAAACATTGCTGCTGAAATAGGAAAATGGGTAGCAGGCTGCGATATATGTCAAGAAATATGTCCCTGGAATAAGTCCTCAATTAAAGAAAGCAATGATCCTGATATCACCCCAAGAGAGTGGATAATGAAGTTAACCTATAATCAAGCCTTATCATGGGATGAAAAAACTTGGCAAAAAAAATTAAAAGGGTCAGCATTAAAAAGAATTAAGCCTTGGATGTGGCGAAGAAATGCTTTAGCGACAAAAAATAGTATTTCTAGTAGTCTGAAAGGGAAAGAAAAGTAG
- the argH gene encoding argininosuccinate lyase encodes MSNTWSDRFDQGLHPAIEQFNASIGFDIQLLQEDLDGSIAHVRMLGECGVISPDESLQIEKALEEIRSEELSGTFVPDLNDEDVHFAVERRLIAKIGKLGKKLHTGRSRNDQVGVDIRLWLRRQIDLLDKQLESFQKILLSKAEENLYVLIPGYTHLQRAQPLSLAHHLLAYVEMLQRDRERLVDVRKRVNICPLGSAALAGTSVPIDRRKTSEMLGFDDVYSNSLDAVSDRDFAIEFNSASALIMIHLSRLADEVILWATEEFAFVRLTDRCATGSSLMPQKKNPDVPELVRGKCGRVFGHLQSLLTMMKGLPLAYNKDFQEDKEALFDVVKTTHNCINAMTILMDEGLEFCTERLSVAVESDFSNATDVADYLARKGVPFREAYQMVGSLVKRCINERILLRDLTLEQWQELSPCFQNDIYDSILPRAVVASRTSEGGTAFSRVKEQLNFWKNRFDL; translated from the coding sequence GTGAGTAATACCTGGAGCGATAGGTTTGATCAGGGATTGCATCCAGCAATCGAGCAATTTAATGCGTCTATTGGTTTTGATATTCAACTTTTACAAGAAGATTTGGATGGTTCTATTGCTCATGTACGCATGTTAGGAGAATGTGGCGTTATTTCGCCAGATGAAAGTTTGCAAATAGAAAAAGCACTTGAAGAAATTCGCTCAGAAGAACTGTCGGGAACATTTGTTCCTGACCTAAATGATGAGGATGTTCATTTTGCAGTGGAAAGGAGACTAATAGCCAAGATAGGTAAGCTTGGGAAAAAGCTTCATACAGGGAGAAGTCGGAATGATCAAGTTGGAGTTGATATAAGATTATGGTTACGGAGACAGATAGATTTATTGGATAAACAGTTAGAATCTTTTCAGAAAATTCTATTATCTAAAGCAGAGGAAAATTTATATGTCCTTATTCCAGGATACACTCATCTCCAAAGAGCACAACCGCTTTCTTTAGCGCATCATTTACTTGCTTATGTTGAGATGCTGCAAAGAGACAGAGAAAGATTAGTTGATGTAAGAAAAAGAGTTAACATATGTCCTTTAGGGTCTGCAGCTTTGGCGGGCACATCAGTGCCAATTGACAGACGCAAAACATCTGAAATGCTTGGATTTGATGATGTTTATTCAAATAGTCTTGATGCAGTAAGTGATAGAGATTTTGCTATAGAATTTAATTCCGCATCTGCTTTAATAATGATTCATTTAAGTCGTTTAGCTGATGAGGTTATTCTTTGGGCAACAGAGGAATTTGCGTTTGTTCGACTTACTGATCGTTGTGCAACAGGAAGTAGTTTAATGCCTCAAAAAAAGAATCCTGATGTCCCTGAACTGGTCAGAGGAAAGTGTGGCCGTGTTTTTGGACATCTTCAAAGTCTACTGACAATGATGAAAGGATTGCCACTTGCCTATAATAAGGATTTTCAGGAAGATAAAGAAGCTCTCTTTGATGTTGTTAAAACTACTCATAATTGTATAAATGCAATGACTATTCTTATGGATGAGGGGCTTGAGTTTTGTACAGAACGTCTTTCTGTGGCTGTTGAGTCTGACTTCTCTAATGCTACCGATGTCGCTGATTATTTGGCAAGGAAAGGTGTTCCTTTCCGCGAGGCTTATCAAATGGTTGGGAGTTTGGTTAAACGTTGTATTAACGAAAGAATCTTGTTACGTGACCTCACTCTTGAGCAATGGCAGGAACTTTCTCCTTGTTTTCAGAACGATATTTATGACAGCATTTTGCCTAGAGCGGTAGTTGCTTCTCGTACAAGTGAAGGTGGTACAGCTTTTTCTCGCGTAAAGGAGCAATTGAATTTTTGGAAAAATCGTTTTGATCTCTAG
- the msrB gene encoding peptide-methionine (R)-S-oxide reductase MsrB → MQSNSFIINRRLLLLGAITAYGGVCFHPLLALAETLASEDNNWALSKADWKKRLSREAFAVLREEATERAFSSPLNNEKREGIYHCAGCDLPLFSFASKFDSGTGWPSFWEPLPNAVETKTDFKLIVPRTEYHCIRCGGHQGHVFNDGPRPTGKRYCNNGIALTFRPSA, encoded by the coding sequence ATGCAAAGTAATTCTTTTATTATTAATCGACGTTTATTGCTTTTAGGTGCAATTACAGCATATGGTGGAGTTTGCTTTCATCCTTTATTAGCCTTGGCAGAAACGTTAGCTTCAGAAGATAATAATTGGGCTCTTAGCAAGGCTGACTGGAAGAAACGTCTTTCTAGGGAGGCGTTTGCTGTTTTGCGAGAGGAGGCAACTGAGAGAGCCTTTTCTAGTCCATTAAACAATGAGAAGAGAGAAGGTATTTATCATTGTGCAGGCTGTGATTTACCTCTTTTTTCTTTCGCTTCGAAATTTGATAGTGGTACAGGCTGGCCTAGTTTTTGGGAACCTTTGCCAAATGCTGTAGAGACTAAGACTGACTTTAAGCTAATTGTTCCTCGCACTGAATATCATTGTATTCGTTGCGGTGGACACCAGGGTCATGTCTTTAATGACGGGCCTCGTCCTACAGGCAAGCGATATTGCAACAACGGAATTGCCCTCACATTTCGACCATCAGCATGA
- a CDS encoding tetratricopeptide repeat protein has product MKHTNPGLSKASHWLLVTLFSLSAGLLATPSKAFVPYLYQPNKNSLRATSLSIGRTAAQLLQLGQAKEAERLAELSVRLVKTDDKLWAILAEAQLRANKLEKAKASLKKAKSINPKKGSLWFAEASIELQEKNTNKAIELLNRGLKLEPENAGAYFHLGNAKIMQLKFRAALLAFEKATKLKPTFWEALNNKALVLFEIGDIKTSIKTWREVIQINANAEPMLALAAGIYHAEKNNEEALKLAKEALSKNPNYVSSKYQEKQLWGEKLRAATKALLSLPELQANVERARANSEP; this is encoded by the coding sequence ATGAAACACACCAATCCTGGCCTATCAAAAGCAAGTCATTGGTTGCTAGTGACCCTTTTCAGTTTATCTGCAGGCTTGTTAGCAACACCTTCTAAAGCCTTTGTTCCTTATTTATATCAGCCAAACAAAAATAGTCTTCGAGCTACAAGTCTAAGTATTGGACGTACAGCAGCACAATTATTACAATTGGGACAAGCTAAAGAAGCTGAGCGATTGGCAGAATTATCAGTAAGACTTGTCAAAACTGATGATAAACTTTGGGCTATCCTTGCAGAAGCACAATTAAGAGCCAATAAACTTGAAAAAGCAAAGGCATCTCTCAAAAAAGCAAAATCAATAAATCCTAAAAAAGGAAGTCTGTGGTTTGCAGAGGCATCTATAGAGTTACAAGAAAAAAACACAAATAAAGCTATTGAGCTATTAAACAGAGGCTTAAAGTTAGAACCTGAAAATGCAGGGGCTTATTTCCATTTAGGAAATGCAAAGATAATGCAATTAAAATTTAGAGCTGCATTATTAGCCTTTGAGAAGGCTACAAAATTAAAACCTACATTTTGGGAAGCTTTAAATAATAAAGCACTAGTACTCTTTGAAATTGGAGACATTAAAACATCAATAAAGACTTGGCGAGAAGTTATTCAAATCAATGCAAATGCTGAACCAATGCTAGCTCTTGCAGCTGGCATTTATCATGCAGAAAAAAATAACGAAGAGGCACTCAAACTTGCAAAAGAAGCATTATCTAAAAATCCAAACTATGTCTCATCTAAATACCAAGAAAAACAACTATGGGGGGAAAAGTTAAGAGCAGCCACTAAAGCACTTCTCTCTTTACCTGAACTGCAGGCAAACGTAGAAAGAGCCCGAGCCAATTCCGAACCATAA
- the dusA gene encoding tRNA dihydrouridine(20/20a) synthase DusA → MLKQYSSTNTKSYQFSIAPMLDCTDRHFRVLMRQISKKALLYTEMIVAQSLHYTQRRDRLLDFDFIEHPIALQLGGDNPKLLAEAACIAEDWGYDEVNLNIGCPSPRVQSGNFGACLMAEPKKVACCIESMTKATRLPITVKHRIGIDNLDNLELLIEFVDHLSIAGAKRFAVHARKAWLKGLNPKQNRTIPPLQYERVAELKAKRPNLLIELNGGLQTPSDCLQALTIFDGAMVGRAAYEHPLRWQHIDEVIFGGSPKSITASDVIKGILPYAEKHLNNGGNLWDICKHVIQIVEGVHGARKWRHELSVSAQKKNANLKVLEHSAKQLEDAGL, encoded by the coding sequence ATGCTTAAGCAATACTCTTCAACCAACACAAAATCCTATCAATTTAGTATTGCACCAATGCTGGACTGCACTGATAGGCACTTCAGGGTTCTCATGCGACAAATAAGTAAGAAAGCTCTTTTATATACTGAAATGATAGTTGCACAGTCTTTACATTACACTCAGCGTCGTGATCGATTACTTGATTTTGATTTCATTGAACACCCAATAGCTTTGCAGCTCGGAGGTGATAATCCCAAACTCTTAGCAGAAGCAGCTTGTATTGCAGAAGATTGGGGTTACGACGAAGTAAATTTAAATATTGGATGTCCAAGTCCCAGAGTTCAATCAGGAAATTTTGGAGCATGCCTTATGGCAGAACCTAAAAAGGTGGCATGTTGCATTGAATCAATGACAAAAGCAACCCGACTGCCCATCACAGTCAAACACCGTATAGGCATAGATAATCTAGATAATCTTGAGCTGCTAATAGAGTTTGTAGATCATCTTTCAATTGCAGGAGCCAAAAGATTTGCAGTGCATGCAAGAAAAGCTTGGTTAAAAGGGCTCAACCCAAAACAAAATAGAACTATCCCTCCTCTTCAATACGAAAGAGTTGCAGAATTAAAAGCAAAAAGACCTAACTTACTAATTGAGCTGAATGGTGGTTTGCAAACACCTAGCGATTGCCTACAGGCATTAACTATTTTTGATGGAGCAATGGTGGGAAGAGCTGCATACGAACATCCTCTTAGATGGCAACATATAGATGAAGTAATTTTTGGTGGATCCCCAAAATCAATTACTGCTTCAGATGTAATTAAAGGGATCCTACCTTATGCGGAAAAACACTTAAATAATGGCGGAAATCTTTGGGACATATGCAAGCACGTAATTCAAATAGTGGAAGGAGTTCATGGAGCACGAAAATGGAGGCATGAATTATCAGTTTCGGCTCAAAAAAAGAACGCTAATTTAAAGGTACTAGAACACTCAGCCAAACAACTAGAAGATGCAGGGCTGTGA
- a CDS encoding GAF domain-containing SpoIIE family protein phosphatase, producing MNRKAPQRHSIPSVRSTSESLTVSSAVRALLDSLSREQRSNQDLLSSLGFAIRSFTNLHSFLELVPVFTSRLVGVDGSLLVPFQENGSIWREHLQVVPIADSQELLRQLASFKPGTQEGFGRDGNQILEMDRLVQRHMAGVGIFATSIVSRGRERGRLYVFDPRGSLVWSEAHRRNVQLVADLTGVAIENDCSLQLVRRHESVDRQLTIGAEIQAQLLPDHCPVIEGVELSARCRPAYQVGGDYYDFMPTRPELTGRRRERSRWALVVGDVMGKGVPAGLLMTMLRGMLRAEVLSGLPPDRILHDLNQLALEDLAHSHRFVTLFYSDYDPRSRRLRFANAAHNPPLLWRSQQRSVTRLDAAGLLIGLQAEAEYVCGEIVLEPGDVILYYTDGVTEASGMAGDRFNESRLIRTLEVASRSGKSSQGILDDLFSRLDAFVGPDHHLEDDASMVVLKIPDGLALPSVPQSIS from the coding sequence GTGAATAGAAAAGCACCACAGCGACATTCAATACCTTCGGTTCGGAGTACATCTGAGTCTCTGACAGTATCGTCTGCGGTTCGTGCTTTGTTGGATAGTTTGTCCAGAGAGCAGCGTTCTAATCAGGATTTGTTGTCTTCTTTAGGGTTTGCTATTAGAAGTTTTACCAACTTGCATTCTTTTCTTGAGTTGGTACCAGTTTTTACATCTCGTTTAGTTGGTGTAGACGGGTCTTTATTGGTCCCGTTTCAGGAAAATGGAAGTATTTGGCGAGAACATTTACAGGTTGTACCAATTGCTGATTCTCAGGAATTGTTAAGGCAATTGGCTTCTTTTAAGCCAGGAACACAAGAAGGTTTTGGACGAGATGGTAATCAAATCTTAGAGATGGATCGATTGGTGCAGCGTCATATGGCTGGTGTGGGCATTTTTGCTACATCAATAGTTTCTCGTGGTCGAGAAAGGGGGCGCCTATATGTTTTTGATCCTCGCGGATCTCTTGTTTGGAGTGAGGCACATAGAAGAAATGTTCAGTTGGTTGCTGATTTGACTGGTGTTGCCATTGAAAATGATTGCAGTCTTCAATTGGTTCGTAGGCATGAGAGTGTTGATCGGCAATTAACTATTGGAGCTGAGATTCAGGCTCAGCTTTTACCTGATCATTGTCCAGTTATTGAGGGTGTCGAATTGTCTGCAAGATGTAGACCTGCTTATCAGGTAGGAGGAGATTATTATGATTTTATGCCAACTCGGCCTGAATTGACTGGTCGTCGTAGAGAAAGAAGTCGTTGGGCTTTAGTGGTTGGTGATGTTATGGGTAAAGGAGTCCCAGCAGGTCTTTTGATGACCATGCTTAGGGGGATGTTGCGTGCTGAAGTTTTAAGTGGATTGCCACCTGATCGCATATTGCATGATCTAAATCAGTTGGCCTTAGAAGATCTTGCACATTCTCATCGGTTTGTTACTCTTTTTTATTCTGATTATGATCCTCGATCTCGTCGTTTGAGATTTGCAAATGCTGCCCATAATCCACCATTGCTATGGCGTTCTCAGCAGCGGTCAGTAACTAGGCTTGATGCAGCGGGTTTGTTGATTGGTTTGCAAGCAGAAGCAGAATATGTATGTGGTGAAATTGTTTTAGAACCCGGAGACGTTATTCTTTATTACACAGATGGGGTAACGGAAGCCTCGGGTATGGCCGGAGATCGTTTTAACGAAAGCCGTTTGATTCGAACTTTAGAGGTTGCCAGTAGAAGTGGAAAATCTTCTCAAGGTATTTTGGATGATTTATTTAGTCGATTAGATGCATTTGTTGGTCCTGACCACCATCTTGAAGATGATGCTTCTATGGTTGTCTTGAAGATACCCGATGGTCTTGCTTTGCCATCTGTGCCCCAGAGTATTTCATGA
- the nusB gene encoding transcription antitermination factor NusB, with translation MQSRSFSRELSLLVLGQISESSIALDDHASLDLLIQKSIETLKQHWREVLDNCAIELETAQQNLVQTDPLESPSISIDETRKCLVNCLTEAEKLLNGLSASVEIPQLLVLSDQDEIRKGAIHRINLVLQNRNNIDHRLDQIMEGWRLKRLPRIDRDILRLACVDLMILKTPEAVACNEAVELANRYSDDQGRRMINGILRKFQDSVLSKGIK, from the coding sequence ATGCAATCTAGGTCCTTTTCTAGAGAGTTGTCCCTATTGGTTTTAGGACAAATTTCTGAAAGTAGTATTGCCTTAGACGATCATGCTTCTTTGGATCTTTTGATTCAGAAGTCCATAGAAACTCTTAAACAGCATTGGCGTGAGGTGCTTGATAATTGTGCAATTGAGTTGGAGACAGCACAGCAAAACTTAGTTCAGACTGATCCTTTAGAGTCTCCATCTATTTCTATTGATGAAACTAGAAAATGTTTAGTTAATTGTCTAACGGAAGCTGAGAAGTTGTTAAATGGCTTATCTGCAAGTGTTGAAATACCACAACTATTGGTTTTATCAGATCAAGATGAAATTCGTAAGGGTGCTATTCATCGTATAAATTTAGTCCTGCAAAATCGAAATAATATTGATCATCGCTTGGATCAGATTATGGAAGGCTGGCGTTTAAAAAGATTGCCACGAATTGATAGAGATATCCTTCGACTTGCTTGTGTTGATTTAATGATTTTAAAAACTCCCGAGGCTGTTGCTTGTAATGAGGCTGTTGAACTTGCAAATAGATATAGTGATGATCAGGGTCGTAGAATGATTAATGGAATTTTACGAAAATTCCAAGACTCTGTTTTATCTAAAGGTATCAAATGA